A region of Desulfolithobacter dissulfuricans DNA encodes the following proteins:
- a CDS encoding GlxA family transcriptional regulator — protein sequence MPAQPEKPYRVAILALDNVVATTVTGPADVFSFTGVLWEMIQGREPTPRFEVRIVSPGGRTVYCHNGIVLVPHGTMEDARPDIVIIPGIMEIDQTLERGTDALAWLRQQYDRGCILAAICSGSILLAATGLLDGRRATTHWAMVPEFRARFPRVDLEPDELITEDGNFFCSGAFNSFLDLSIYLVEKLCGREVAIQCAKIFLHDLGRHSQSPYTIFLGRHDHGDTTIRQIQQEMEEHFSRDFDLDQLARKHGMGRRTMERHFKHATGETPLVYLQRVRVERAKQMLESTNMSFDEISYQVGYRDAGFFRKLFVKYTSLLPGEYRSRFSREKWPASTL from the coding sequence ATGCCAGCTCAACCAGAGAAACCATACCGGGTCGCCATCCTGGCGCTGGACAACGTGGTGGCGACCACGGTCACCGGCCCGGCCGATGTCTTTTCCTTCACCGGGGTACTGTGGGAGATGATCCAGGGGCGGGAACCGACTCCCAGGTTTGAGGTCCGGATCGTTTCACCCGGGGGACGAACCGTTTACTGCCACAACGGTATCGTCCTGGTCCCCCACGGGACCATGGAGGATGCCCGCCCTGATATCGTCATCATTCCGGGAATCATGGAGATCGACCAGACCCTGGAAAGGGGCACCGACGCCCTTGCCTGGCTGCGACAGCAGTACGATCGAGGATGCATACTGGCAGCCATCTGCTCCGGCTCCATTTTGCTGGCCGCCACCGGCCTGCTCGATGGCCGGCGAGCCACCACCCACTGGGCCATGGTTCCGGAATTCCGGGCCAGATTTCCCAGGGTCGACCTGGAGCCCGATGAACTGATCACCGAAGATGGCAATTTTTTCTGCTCCGGAGCCTTCAACTCCTTTCTCGACCTGTCCATCTACCTGGTCGAGAAACTCTGCGGCCGGGAAGTGGCCATCCAGTGCGCCAAGATCTTTCTCCATGACCTGGGCCGCCACTCCCAGTCTCCCTACACAATCTTTCTCGGCCGTCATGACCACGGCGACACGACCATCCGACAGATTCAGCAGGAGATGGAAGAACATTTCAGCCGGGATTTCGATCTTGATCAGCTGGCCAGGAAACACGGCATGGGCAGACGGACCATGGAACGGCATTTCAAGCACGCAACCGGTGAGACTCCGCTGGTCTATCTCCAGCGGGTCCGGGTGGAAAGGGCCAAGCAGATGCTGGAGTCCACCAACATGAGCTTTGATGAGATCAGTTACCAGGTGGGCTACAGGGACGCAGGTTTTTTCCGCAAACTTTTTGTCAAGTATACCTCCCTTCTTCCCGGAGAGTACCGGTCCCGTTTTTCGCGGGAAAAATGGCCTGCTTCGACCCTGTAG